The following proteins are co-located in the Dyadobacter chenwenxiniae genome:
- the can gene encoding carbonate dehydratase, whose translation MIKSYNQLFENNKKWVEETNQQDPEFFTKLANGQSPKFLWIGCSDSRVPANALTGTMPGDIFVHRNIANMVIHTDMSMLSVLDYSVNVLGVQHIIVCGHYGCGGVAAAMGNKQVGLIDNWLRHIKDVYRLHQEELNAIEDTKKRTDRFVELNVIEQVMDLAKTSIVQNAWLNKKPLQVHGVVYAVGTGVLQDLGVTMDSANDMENVYRMDVPVIA comes from the coding sequence ATGATTAAGTCGTATAACCAGTTATTTGAAAATAATAAAAAATGGGTCGAAGAAACAAATCAGCAAGATCCTGAATTCTTCACCAAACTAGCGAACGGACAAAGCCCGAAATTCCTGTGGATAGGCTGCTCCGATAGCCGCGTTCCTGCCAATGCCCTCACCGGCACAATGCCTGGCGATATTTTCGTACACCGCAACATTGCCAATATGGTTATTCACACGGATATGAGCATGCTTAGCGTACTGGATTATTCTGTAAACGTGCTTGGCGTTCAGCACATTATCGTTTGCGGTCATTACGGTTGCGGCGGGGTTGCTGCTGCCATGGGCAACAAGCAGGTAGGTCTTATCGACAACTGGCTGCGCCACATTAAAGATGTTTACAGACTTCACCAGGAAGAACTTAACGCCATAGAAGACACGAAGAAGAGAACGGACCGGTTTGTCGAACTCAATGTGATCGAGCAGGTTATGGACCTTGCTAAAACTTCAATTGTGCAGAACGCTTGGTTGAACAAGAAGCCTTTACAAGTTCACGGAGTTGTCTACGCAGTCGGAACCGGCGTTCTTCAGGATCTGGGCGTTACGATGGACAGTGCAAATGATATGGAGAATGTATATAGGATGGATGTTCCTGTTATCGCCTGA
- a CDS encoding SulP family inorganic anion transporter, which translates to MSADKKSLFSNLKYDVPAGLVVYLVALPLCLGVALASTGRSDLLFSGIIAGMIGGIVVGAISGSSLGVSGPAAGLVVIVLNALDTLGSFEAFLLAVVIAGILQVIAGIMKAGIIGYYFPSSVIKGMLAAIGITLILKEIPHAFGYDADFMGDEAFAQKDGQNTFTELLNAVKYSSTGAIIISLISLGLLMLFDRPFMKKIQLFRFVPGALFVVVTGILLNILFSKSFPDWALSGDHLVQLPVASSANEFFSFFKSPDFSAITRVETYTIGLTLAIVASLETLLCVEATDKLDPFKRSTPTNRELIAQGIGNITSGMIGGLPITQVIVRSSANIDSGGRTKMATITHGSILLLSALFIPTFLNYIPLASLAAVLLMVGYKLSKFSLYKGMYQLGKEQFIPFIVTIIAILSTDLLKGIAIGMVVAIYFILRKNYKHSYHYVKEKHRDGDVITLILSEEVTFLNKGSISATLDNLPDNATVVIDGSKSMNIDYDVLEIIQDFKKHAAPLRNITVETKGISGVEVVGGH; encoded by the coding sequence ATGTCAGCAGATAAAAAGAGTTTATTTTCCAACCTTAAGTATGATGTCCCGGCCGGGCTGGTCGTTTATCTGGTTGCGTTACCATTATGCCTTGGCGTGGCCTTGGCTTCGACAGGGCGTTCAGATCTTCTGTTTTCCGGTATCATTGCCGGGATGATCGGCGGCATTGTTGTTGGGGCCATCAGTGGATCCTCGCTTGGGGTTTCCGGTCCTGCTGCAGGACTTGTCGTGATCGTGCTCAATGCATTGGACACCTTGGGCAGCTTTGAGGCGTTTCTTCTGGCCGTGGTCATTGCCGGGATTCTTCAGGTTATTGCCGGAATTATGAAAGCAGGCATTATTGGCTATTATTTCCCTTCGTCTGTGATCAAAGGAATGCTGGCTGCCATTGGGATAACCCTTATTTTAAAGGAAATCCCGCACGCATTCGGCTATGATGCGGACTTCATGGGTGACGAAGCATTTGCCCAGAAAGACGGCCAGAATACATTTACCGAGCTTTTGAATGCGGTGAAATACAGCAGTACCGGTGCCATCATTATTTCCCTGATCTCGCTCGGCTTGCTGATGCTGTTTGACCGGCCATTTATGAAAAAGATCCAGCTTTTTCGTTTTGTACCAGGTGCATTGTTCGTGGTAGTTACAGGTATTTTGCTCAATATATTATTTTCAAAATCATTCCCGGACTGGGCGTTGTCGGGGGACCATTTGGTACAATTACCAGTTGCATCTTCCGCGAACGAGTTTTTCAGCTTTTTCAAATCGCCTGATTTTTCCGCCATTACGCGGGTCGAAACTTATACAATCGGTCTGACATTAGCGATTGTTGCCAGCCTCGAAACATTGTTATGCGTTGAAGCGACCGACAAGTTAGATCCTTTCAAGCGCAGCACGCCAACTAACCGCGAGCTGATCGCGCAAGGAATCGGGAACATCACCTCAGGTATGATCGGCGGTTTGCCCATTACACAGGTGATTGTGCGAAGCTCTGCCAATATCGATTCAGGCGGAAGAACGAAAATGGCTACCATCACACATGGATCCATCTTGCTGCTTTCCGCCCTTTTTATTCCAACGTTCTTAAATTACATTCCATTGGCATCGCTTGCCGCTGTGCTTCTAATGGTAGGTTATAAATTGTCCAAATTTTCTCTCTACAAAGGGATGTATCAATTGGGCAAAGAACAATTTATCCCGTTTATAGTGACCATTATTGCTATCCTGAGTACAGATTTACTAAAAGGAATTGCGATTGGGATGGTGGTTGCCATATATTTTATCCTGAGAAAAAATTACAAGCACTCTTACCATTATGTGAAAGAGAAACACAGAGATGGCGATGTGATCACATTGATCTTGTCTGAGGAAGTGACATTTCTGAACAAAGGAAGCATCAGTGCCACATTGGATAACCTGCCCGACAACGCCACAGTGGTCATAGACGGCAGCAAGTCAATGAACATTGACTATGATGTGCTCGAAATCATCCAGGATTTCAAGAAACATGCAGCTCCTCTGCGGAACATTACCGTGGAGACCAAAGGCATTAGTGGCGTGGAAGTAGTCGGCGGCCACTGA